The DNA segment tccaccaccaactccttggttttcccggcgttgatcagcaggtggttctgctgacaccagtccacaaagtccagagtccactgtctgtagtctgagtcgtcctcacctgtgatgaggccgactatggcagagtcgtcaaagaacttctgtaggtggcagcgtggggagttgatggagaagtctgcagtgtagagggtgaagaggaacggtgccagcacagttccctgtggggcccccgtactgcagaccagcgtgtcagagacacagccctgtgacctcacatactgtggacgttctgtgaggtaatccagtatccactgggacatgtggtggtccactcccgatagctccagcttgtccctcagaagtcgtggctggatggtgttgaaagcactggagaaatcaaagaacatgatcctcacagtgcttccaggcttctccaggtgagtcagagctcggtgcaggaggtagatgatggcgtcctccaccccaatgccaggctggtaagcaaactgcagcggatccaatgaagacctcaccagggggcgcagatggtttagaaccaacctctcgagggtcttcatcagatgcgatgtcagggctaccggcctgtagctgctgaggtccttgggatgggaggtctttggtaccggtaccacacaggaggtcttccacagctgtggtactttccccagtgacaggctcaggttgaacagataacctaggatgccacacagttcatctgcgcagcacctcaggagcctggagctggcgccatctggacctgcagccCACGCACCTTGATCTTGCTGAGCTCGTTCctcacttgaagtgctgagatggagagagggggttttgggggaggggtgtgtatgttggagtccacagaagccgggggtgggtgtaatgactgggagctgtgaagctgagaggtgtgaagtcctgagatgaaggacaggcagtccctgaagatgaaggagattgcagcaggggggatgatgctgtgggaggggtgggtggttgatcaaacctattaaaatatttatttaggtcattcacccaccccaagtctcctgcagcctggggggttggtttttgtcctgagattgtcttcaggctgttccaCATACACAGCTGATGATAGCATACACAGCTATCATAATCACGTGTGTAAACTCTCGCGGTAGATAGTACGATCTCATGCTAACCGCTAGCAGCTCAATGTCCTTACAGCATAGCGTCTCTTTGATAGATAAATGTCCAGAGTTACACCATCTAtcattcacaaacacagccagaccccctcctctcttcttACCACTCTCTGTTGTTCTGTCGGCCTGGATCAGATGAAAACCATCCATGTTTACGTGTGAGTCCGGAGTTAGCGCAGTTAGCCACGACTCTGTGAAGCACATCaggctgcactccctgtagctcCTCTGATGTCGGGTAAGAGCCGCCAGTTCGTCTACTTTATTGGGGAGAGATCTCACATTCCCCATAATAATAGATGGAATCGCTGGCCGGTACCTCCTAACTTTACT comes from the Oreochromis aureus strain Israel breed Guangdong linkage group 18, ZZ_aureus, whole genome shotgun sequence genome and includes:
- the LOC120434274 gene encoding uncharacterized protein LOC120434274, yielding MDTEASRTMEIAALGRPFSLGMLYDCRQDVVVPVLSPTMELRILWTMVFFFTFFTASLSGECVEVRPPIVYSRDQLLALGASAAMPTAEQANIPREVRRKRRGTRAGIGRRSKVRRYRPAIPSIIMGNVRSLPNKVDELAALTRHQRSYRECSLMCFTESWLTALTPDSHVNMDGFHLIQADRTTESGKKRGGGLAVFVNDRWCNSGHLSIKETLCCKDIELLAVSMRSYYLPREFTHVIMIAVYAIISCVCGTA